In Acidobacteriota bacterium, one DNA window encodes the following:
- a CDS encoding PIN domain-containing protein: MSRIFWDTNVFIYLFEDIGEQGRQADSLRRAMTRRGDQLLTSALSVAELLVRPTRMGAADLCARYERAVSSVATVLVFGPGHARIFAGIRSRHAVRAPDAIQLACAAAAGVDLFVTADARLLKLQVTGITFIAPLARVPL, from the coding sequence ATGAGCCGGATTTTCTGGGACACGAATGTTTTCATATACCTCTTCGAGGACATTGGCGAACAGGGCAGGCAAGCCGATAGCCTGAGGCGCGCAATGACGCGGCGCGGCGATCAATTGCTCACTTCCGCGCTCAGCGTCGCGGAGTTGCTCGTGCGCCCCACGCGGATGGGGGCGGCGGATTTGTGCGCCCGCTACGAGCGGGCCGTATCCTCGGTAGCAACAGTACTGGTGTTTGGACCCGGCCATGCGCGGATCTTTGCCGGCATTCGCAGCCGCCACGCGGTGCGAGCACCGGATGCGATCCAGCTTGCCTGTGCGGCCGCCGCCGGTGTGGATCTGTTCGTGACCGCTGACGCCCGTCTCCTGAAGCTCCAGGTCACAGGTATCACATTCATCGCACCACTGGCGCGCGTGCCGCTATAG
- a CDS encoding sigma-70 family RNA polymerase sigma factor encodes MATHLQPAVPSPVPADETELVERAQGGDLAAFEILLGRYEHRIYRLAQRMMGNDADAEDVLQETFLKVFSRLRQFQRESRLYTWIVRIAVNEALMKLRKRRGNVVSLDEDIPSEEGTISREFADWRPDPEQQYQSSELGAILQKCLDALTLPYRLVFQLRDVEELSTAETAEALGISEAAVKSRLLRARLQLRERLGRHFGVEGA; translated from the coding sequence ATGGCGACTCATTTACAGCCTGCGGTTCCTTCGCCCGTGCCCGCGGATGAGACGGAGCTGGTGGAGCGCGCGCAGGGTGGCGACCTGGCCGCTTTTGAAATTCTCCTGGGCCGCTACGAGCACCGCATTTACCGGCTGGCGCAGCGGATGATGGGCAATGATGCCGACGCCGAAGACGTGTTGCAGGAGACCTTTCTTAAGGTTTTTTCGCGATTGCGGCAGTTTCAGCGGGAATCGCGGCTGTATACCTGGATCGTGCGGATCGCCGTCAATGAAGCGCTGATGAAGCTGAGGAAGCGGCGCGGGAACGTGGTTTCGCTCGATGAAGATATCCCTTCGGAGGAGGGAACCATTAGCCGCGAGTTTGCCGATTGGCGGCCCGATCCGGAACAGCAGTATCAAAGCAGCGAGTTGGGAGCGATCCTGCAGAAATGCCTGGATGCGCTGACGCTACCCTACCGGCTGGTGTTTCAGTTGCGCGATGTCGAAGAGTTATCAACGGCCGAGACCGCAGAGGCTTTGGGGATTAGTGAAGCGGCAGTAAAATCAAGACTGCTGCGCGCCCGCTTGCAACTGCGGGAGAGGCTAGGCCGCCATTTCGGTGTGGAAGGAGCTTGA